GTTTGTCAGAGGAGACTTTGGAACTTGCACATGCAGCAAGCAACATTTGGGAAAAGCTCCCTTCTCAATATCTCTAAGGGCTGCATTTATCAACGGTAAACAAACACCTACGGCATCCTTGAAATCACTTTCCTGACTTTCATCCTTCTTCCTAAAATCGACTGTGGGTGTACATTGTTAAGGCCATACAAAATGATCTAAAATTTCAGCAGTATACCCTAAATGATAGGAAAATACCAGTCAAGTGATATTGATATAGATGGCACACCACTAAATAACGACTCCCTTGCACCAGCTACAACACCTGAGTAAAACCTGGAAACAGTGAAGTAGTACACACAATCACAAAAAACTACGAAGACATAAAAGTATAGCTAATAAAAGACCAAGAAAGTGCCGATTTAACTTGAATCTGAGCTGTGGTCATTTCATTAAAAAGGAACACAGTCGTAGATACCGATAAAAAGAAAGGTCATAATAAGAAAACACTACTTACATATTATGGTCAGAACGTGAGCCCTTGTTAATTCCACTTATCACCTAAAAGCCCAAACCCAAAAATGAAGTAGGCAAGTAGTATAACTAAAAGCATTTCGAAAAATACCAGTACAGGCTTTGACAAAAATAGTGCACTAGACAAGCTAACTAAACACAATCTACGGGAGTCCCTGAGACCAGAATAAATTCAAAAGATCTAACATGTTAGAGTGGAAATACTGAATAGTTTCTAAATGAAAGTGTAGTCTTAAAATGCCCGAGTAAATATCAATGTCAAACTATCCAACCAAAAAACTGAACAGAACATATATACTAAAAACCAAACAACAGTGAGAGTGTGATACCAGAAACTTCATAAGCAATAGCACCATGAATCTCAGTCGAAGCAACCGCTATGGTTTCTTTCAGAGTAAAAGAGTGGCTTGCCGTTGATCCATCTCTACAATAGCATTTGGATGAAAACACATTAAACATAAATTATTAAAGTGGTAGTTTGGTTCGAAAACTATATATAGGTTAGTTCATTTTACTAATCAAACATCAGTTTTAGTGTTTTACTATAGTATGTGATGAAAAATAATTagcataatataatttaaatatataaaattcacgattatgaattttaattctaTTGAATATGGAACAAAAATGTGAGAAACACCTTTAACAGTTAAAATGAGGTGTGATAAACTACGACATACTATATACAACAAAGGATTAGATCTGAAGCCACCATTATCCTTGTTGTGATGAGATAGAAACCACCATGCTCTTATCATTTCCACTACTACGTTAGAAATCTCAGATGCTTATTCTATCTGAAACTGCAATGGATTTTTATAATTGTAATGTCTGGGATAGTTTAGTTGCACCTCGACCAATTCCAGGGGCAATGGATGAACAAAATTGACTCCTAATATCTACATTTTAAACCTCGATCACAATCATGAACCAAGTCCCATTCTAGAATTTCTACATCTATGTGGAAAGCAAAGCAGGTACTTCAACGCAAATTACAACTATTAGTAGTATGGCTCAATCCAAAACTTGTTGAGATTAACAATTGAAACCTCTCATGCCCATTATACTCTGTTTAGGCTCCAAAACAAAATGTGAAACCGAATCAGCATAGGGGTGCACGCTTGACATAATTAATCAACAAGGGTAAATTTATATGATAAATTACGGGGCACGTGAACATGTGGTCTCTCGGTAAAACTAGGTATTTTATGCATACATTTTCTGAAATTTGTATTAGTATTATCGTCACCCATGCTATAAGAAGGCTAAGTGGTGCACTTGATTTTGGGGCTGATTTATTTAACTTAGGAAGACATGAGATCAATTACCATTTGACAGCAAAAGCAATAAAAAATCCTATACATTTTTTTCTATGTGATGCATCCATATTCGAGAAATCCCAAATTCGTCTCTTCATCAAGAATAAAAACATGTAATCTGTTTAAGGAAACACGTATAAGTAACAGCGAGATCGAGAGAGAAGCATGAAAGAAAACCCATGGTTGAGGAGCGCAGACGTGAATATTGTAGAGTTCTTGAGTAACGAGTGCATGAACAAGATAGGTGAGACCAGGGAATTCGACTTCATCAGCATTTGTAACCATAACCACAGGCCTTGTATCATCATCATTTGAAACCGATATGAGTTCGTTGGAACCATCTTCATTGTTGCTAGAGTCAGGATCCTTACCCTTTCTGTTGGAAAGGACATCCTGAAGATTGGAAACCAAACCTGGTGGCAACAAGTTGGCTTTCTCCCTTGAAGGCCTCATTCAGAAAGAGGAAAACGAGTACAAATGGATAGACCGCTTCCAACGGTGTTACAGTTGAGACTAATGGCAAGGTACAAACTAACAATAACACGGTAGTTGGCCaccttaatataaatatatgtttcaaATTACGAGTCCAActtactaaataaaattaattaagattttCACATTTTGCCCCTACATTTAATATTCTTAAGCCTGAACAAACTAATGTGAGCATATTTTTcattatgatcttgaattaggaCTAAATTAGAAAAGTTAGTCGTCTTATATATGATTTCTTAAAAATTGTGTAAAATTCATATTGTTGTGGTTTTCACGACAATATGTTACAAGAAATCTTCAATCTGGATTCGCCAAAGGAGAATGAAAATTTAGTATTTgtttaagaaattcaaaatagatttacTTGCAGATATAGCAATACATCCAGGCAGGAAAGAAATGTGTTTCTATTCGAGAGGTGTCTAAACTTTCTTACAATAAGATGGTTGATTAACATGTAAAGTTGAAAACAACAACTACACTACACTATCCATATACCAAGTTGACAGGTGAATACAGCTATTTGATCTGGAAGTTAGTACGGGTAAGAAAATAACTTCGTCCCGAAATCATAAACCCCAAATGAAACAAACACGATCAGAAAAGATATTACACATTGATGGTACCCTCAAAAGTCATCAAATTTTTGCCACCTCAGAAGCAGACTTGTCACTTCTAATATGGATGAAAACTCCCATCATTATTCCAGTTTGCATTGGCACCTCCTCTTCTGCCACGATTGCCATACCTGTTTGCATTATCATAACTAGCAGGATTGCCACCACGATTGCCATACCTGTTTGCATTAACATAACCAGCAGAATTGCCATCACTGCTGCCACGATTGCCATACCTGTTTGCATTATCATAACCAGCAGAATTGCCATCACTGCTGCCACGATTGCCATACCTGTTTGCATTATCATAACCAGCAGGATTGCCAACCGTGCTGCCCTGATTGTCATACCTGTTTGCAATAACATAACCAGCAGAATTGCCAATGGTGCTCCCATATCTGTTACTGCTGGCATAAGGTGCACCATAGCTGCTGCCTCCATAACCGTATCCACCATATATAGGGTGATATCACCATAACTTCCTGCAACCTTGCGATACCCACCATAATTGCCATATCCTTCATATCCTCCATATCCACCATGACCTGCACCCATGTTTCCACCATATGCGCCACCAAAACCTTCTACAGAACCAGAATCACCACGATGCGATTTTGAAATACTCCCACCATGATGTAGCTGGTTTTCACTTGCAAGTTCAGCACCAGCACTCTTTGGCTCGGCCCTCTTAATTTCAACCTGAAGACGGTAAAAAATTGTTTGATCAAAGTAAAAAAGGCAATAATCAGTTTGGGACAGTATAAGGTCCTAAGTACCCACTTGTTTGCCATGAAGTTCGTGCATACATCCGTCCGCTGAAACCTTTTCAACTGCTTCTTCATCGTCAGAAATCACAAAGCCCAAAGAAGAAAAATCTTTCTTCGAATCATCTGAAATTAGTCACTAGGTCAAAGCAGCAACTTTTTTTTGGACTGACAAAGATAAGAGATGACACATGTATATTGGACTGACAAAGATAAGAGATGACACATGTATACTCTTACCGTCAAATGGTGGAAGACCACCAATAAATTTTTTCTCTGTTTTTGGTGCTCCTTTGACATGCATGTCCTCCTTAGGTGCTTCTTTCTTCACGTGCACCTTATACACAAAACAGAATATACACTTTAAGCATAAACCTAGACGAACAGtaatagaaaataaaggaaaagtgaGAGTAAGTGGTGCTTTCACGAGGAAACTCTCTACCTCTCTATTATTTATGTTATGGTACTCCCCGTAAGCTGTATTTGCACCTTTCGAGTCAGCGTATGTAACAACACCATATCTCCATGGCCTTCCAGAGTTTTCATTCGTAATTATTACAGAATCAATCACCTTTCCAAACTGGTTGAAGTGCTCCCTAAGAGATTCTGGAAAGTAAAAGAACCATGTACTGAATGAGGTTAGAGAAGAGATAGTCAATGTACGTGGAAAAGCATTTGATGAAAGCAAAGGATTTATCAAAAAGCACAGACACCAGCAAAATTTACTGATGACGGAGAATATTAATCGAAGTACCCAATTAAGTATTAACTATTACATGAATCTTTAAAAGGCCTCATTATCATGTTAGGAACACATATTGCTAAAGGTTGCCTCTCTAGCAACCTACAAAACAACCGAGGTATAACTGCAGAAAAGCAGGCTAGTGACTCAACCAAAACTTGAATGTGAAACTATCCGTAGGGAAACGAAAAATCCATATTCTCCTCCAAGTCAAGACCATGGTAATCTCACTTCTAAGTCTTATTCATTACTCcttccgtttcaatttgtttaacCTACCTTCCTTTTTAGTTTGATTAAAAAGGAATGCCACTTTTCTTTTTTAGCAACTCTTAATTTCAacttaagatcacaagattaaaagaAATTTAGTAcatttaacatatttttaatttacgaCCACAAGATTCAAATGTTTTTTTTGCTTTCTTAAACTCTGTATCAAGTCAAATAGacaaaacaaattgaaatgaagGGAGTACAAAACGAGACAGTCTTAATGTGAAAAAAGTTGAATACTACCCATGTTCACAAGGAACGAAAATTTTGTGCTAGAACACACTCAGATACAGTCAAACAAAGAAATCAAGGCAAATGtttctctaaaaatatcaaaactgaGGCAAATAGATTTTGCGCAACCACAAAAAATAAGAGAACAGGAGAATTCTAACATGATACAAGCAAGATAGCATCAATACCTTCCGTTGTCTCCACAGCAATGTCTTCAACTAAAAGTTTTCTATCATCAAGAAAAATTTTCATTATAATTGTAAATTACAAAAGGTGGTTTTTCCATATCTACTAGTCCCTCTCGTCAACAAAATACATCAATGTATAAAATTCAATCAACTAGAAATaaaatacttcctccgtcccattttattgTACCACATAGTATATAGATTTTGAAGAAGAGCATAAACGAGACAAAAGAGTTTTCCAAATATAATTTTCTTGATCATAAATAATCTCCAACAAGAACTTGGTTCTTTTTAAAAACTTCATATCGATAAATCTGCGAATCTAGAAATCCATTTCAGCCAACTGAATTTACTTGAACTGGTTctaaaaagaaccaaaaagattTGTGCCAAAATAGCAAATGCCAAGAAAATGGGACACACTTTCGTTTTTACTCCATTCCAAAAGATTGTCACTTCTGTATAATTAgaaacaatttaactttaaaattcttCAAAGGGTGTCACATAAAATGGAATTGAAGGAGTATGAACTACTAACCGTAGTGAAGAATCTCCAACTTTCTCTTTCCCTTTGTTAGTTTCTGTCCTTGGCCGCTTTGTTTCATCAGAATCCATTGCTTCTTCTCTACCTATGAAACCTGGAAACGCTTAATTTTCAGCTAAAATAGGAGTCGATTTTTTGAGGAAAGTGAATGAGATTTTCCAGTTGCAGAGTACTGAAAAATGTCATCAAGTTGTAGAGAGAAGCAGTTTGAAAAGAGGTTATTTATAGTTACCCAGAGGGAAAATAATGCATCCCTCCTATCCATGTGGCAACATCTTAATGTATCAAATGGAATTTCTGTTAAATtccattgttgaattacatattttaaattaaatagtttttaaatcacttgaaaatt
The Capsicum annuum cultivar UCD-10X-F1 chromosome 6, UCD10Xv1.1, whole genome shotgun sequence DNA segment above includes these coding regions:
- the LOC107873968 gene encoding uncharacterized protein LOC107873968, whose amino-acid sequence is MRPSREKANLLPPGLVSNLQDVLSNRKGKDPDSSNNEDGSNELISVSNDDDTRPVVMVTNADEVEFPGLTYLVHALVTQELYNIHVCAPQPWVFFHASLSISLLLIRVSLNRLHVFILDEETNLGFLEYGCIT
- the LOC107873969 gene encoding heterogeneous nuclear ribonucleoprotein 1-like, producing the protein MDSDETKRPRTETNKGKEKVGDSSLRKLLVEDIAVETTEESLREHFNQFGKVIDSVIITNENSGRPWRYGVVTYADSKGLCLKCIFCFVYKVHVKKEAPKEDMHVKGAPKTEKKFIGGLPPFDDDSKKDFSSLGFVISDDEEAVEKVSADGCMHELHGKQVEIKRAEPKSAGAELASENQLHHGGSISKSHRGDSGSVEGFGGAYGGNMGAGHGGYGGYEGYGNYGGYRKVAGSYGDITLYMVDTVMEAAAMVHLMPAVTDMGAPLGSTVGNPAGYDNANRYGNRGSSDGNSAGYDNANRYGNRGSSDGNSAGYVNANRYGNRGGNPASYDNANRYGNRGRRGGANANWNNDGSFHPY